GCGGCCGGCGGCTTGACCTGGTTCAGGTCGCGCGAGTCCACCGGCGAGCCCTCCGAAGGATCCCCAAAGGGACCGAAGGCGGAGTCATGCAGGCGCGCCAGGGTGCGGAAGCCCGCGGCCCCCTGGCTGGACAGCACATAGATCACCCGGTCGCGGACCTGCTGACGCTCGTCGGAGCTCATGCGGTCCAGCATGCGGTCGAGGGCGAGATATGCGCCCCGGCGTTCGGCCGCGCGGCAGTCGTTCAGCTTGTTGCCCGCGCCGCCGCGGCTGCCCCTCTTGGGGTCCACACCGGCGATGATCGGGGCGTAGCCGTCGGGATTGGACAGCGCCATCTCGTACCAGACGGCCGACTCCACCGGATCGGCCAGGTTCTTCTCCGTGGCGTCGCGACCGGTATACCGCCGCGCCAGATCGATCTGCGCGAAGAAGTCCCCCTGGAAGCCTTGCCGGCGCAGGGCGCGGATTTCCTGTTCCTGGGCGTTGAACTGCGGCTGCACGCCGATCGCCGGCTGCGGACGCGGACAGGCCGGACCGCCCACGGCGAAGCGGCCACCGCCGCCCCCAGGACCGTCCTTGGGCTGGCAGCCGCCGGACAGAGGAATGATGGCGGCCAAGACCGCCAAGGTCAGGCCCCTACGAACGAGACGACGCGCGCCGAGGGCGACTTCATGGAAAATGGCCATGCGCTCCCCCTTCAGCGTTAACCATACTTGAACTGTTCACTAGCGTCCCGCCCCCACCCCCTGTCAAGCTTGGGGCTGTGAACTTTCAAACTCTAAAGACTCGCCTGAATGGCGAGTGAACAACGCCGACATCGCCAAGCCCCCTGTTCGTCGCGTTTTCGCCTCAGATGACGCGCCAAGCTGCGCCTTGAGGGACTTATTCGGAGCGCTGAGAACCATGGCCGGTGTACGAAACTTAAGTCGGGTCTCGCTTTGCTTGCTTACCGTTGTGGCATCTGGCGCGGCCCCGGCCGTTCCGATGGCCGCCCCGGCGATTCGGGACGGGGCGCCCACCCCCGCCGCTTGCGAGGCGCTGGGCTTCCCCAAGCCGGATGATGGCCGGGACGTCTACAGCCGCCGCGGCCGCAGGGTCGGCGGCGCGATGTACGCCCCGCCCGCCATGGCCATGCCGCCGGCGCCGCCCCCCGCGCCCTTCCCGGCGCCGAAGGCCGCGCCGATGCAGGAGATGGCGGTGACAGGCATGGCCCGCGTCTCGCCCTACATGCCCGGGCCCGCGGCCGGCGACGTGAACACCGAACGCTATCCCAACGCCCAGGCCAACCCCATCAAGCAGACGGCCCAGGAGCCGGTCTCAACCTTCTCGGTTGATGTCGACACCGCCGCCTATGCCAATGTCCGCCGCTTCCTGAACGACGGCCAGAGCCCGCCCCGCGACGCGGTCCGGGTGGAGGAGCTGATCAACTATTTCGACTACGGCTACGCCAAGCCCACCGACCCCCAGGTCCCGTTCAAGCCCTTCGTCGCGGTGACCCCCTCCCCCTGGTCCGCAGACCGGCAGATCGTCCATATCGGCCTGCAGGGCTATGACATCCCCCGCGCCCAGCAGCCGCCGCTGAACCTGGTGTTCCTGATCGACACCTCCGGCTCCATGTCCGACGAGAAAAAGCTGCCGCTCGCTCGCAAAGCCCTGAACCTTTTGGTGGATCAGCTGCGGCCCCAGGACCGGGTCTCCATGGTGGCCTATGCCGGCTCAGCCGGCGCGGTGCTGGCCCCCACCAGCGGCCGCGAGAAGCTGAAGATGCGCTGCGCCCTGGGCGCTCTGGAATCCGGTGGCTCAACCGCCGGCGGCCAGGGTCTGGCGCTCGCCTATGACCTGGCGGTGCAGAACTTCGATGCGAAGGCGGTCAACCGCGTGATCCTGATGACCGACGGCGACTTCAACGTCGGCGTCGCCGACCCGTCCAAGCTCACCGACTTCGTGGCCGCCAAGCGCAAGACCGGGGTCTATCTATCGGTCTACGGTCTGGGCGAGGGCAACTACAACGACACCCTGATGCAAGCCCTGGCTCAGAACGGCAACGGAACCGCCGGCTACATCGACACCCTCAACGAGGCGCGGAAATCCTTCCGGGACGACTTCTCCGGCTCGCTGTTCCCCATCGCCGACGACGTGAAGATCCAGGTGGAGTTCAATCCCAAGGCGGTCAGCGAGTACCGGCTGATCGGCTACGAGACCCGGCTGCTGAACCGCGAGGACTTCAACAACGACCAGGTGGACGCCGGCGAAGTGGGATCCGGAACCTCGGTCACCGCCCTCTATGAGGTGACGCCGGTCGGCGCACGGGCCTCCAGCGATCCGCTGCGCTACAGCGCCCCGGCCCCGCGGGCGGTCGCCGCCAGCGGCGAGATCGCCTTCCTGAAGATCCGCTACAAGCTGCCGGGCGGCCAGGCCTCCAAGCTGATCGAGCGCCCCATTGGTCCGGCCGACACCTATGCCCGTCTCGACCAGGCGCCCGAGCCCACCCGCTGGGCGCTGGCGGTGGCGGGCTTTGGCCAGAAGCTGCGTGGCGATCCGTGGGTCGCCTCCAGCTTCGGCTGGGCCTCCGTGGGCGATCTGGCCCAGGGCGCGCGGGGGGCCGACCCCTACGGCCTGAGGGCGGAGTTCGTGCAGTTGGCGCGCGCCGCCGGCGAGACGAAAACCGTCAACGAATCAGGAAACTAGAGCTCGTGACCTGAGTTCCGCCGTCAAGGCGAGGCGCGGCCGCAACAAACGGCCGCGCCGTTCGTTGCCTGATGAGTACCACCCCGACCCATGAGGGCGCTCGCGTGTATGACGTCACCGCTCCGGACCAGGACAACCTGATCCGCCTGGACCCCGCCGAGGCGCCCTATTTCGGCGCGCCGGGCCGCGTGGGCTTCCACCTGATCGACACCACCATGATGTATGCGCCGCGCTCAGGCGGGGTGAAGCGCTACCTGAACGCCAAACAGGCCTGGCTGGCCAAGCGCCGCCCGGACATCCGCCACACCCTGGTGACACCAGGCGCCGCCACCGGATCGTCCGAGCCTGGCGTCGTCACCGTGGCCGCCGCCCGCCTGCCCTTCGGCGACGGCTACCGGATGCCGGCCAATGCGGCCAAGTGGGAGACGGTGCTGAGGATGCTGGAGCCCGACATCCTGGAGGCTGGCGACATCTTCGTGCCCGGCCACGCGGCCTTGGACACCGGCGAGGCGCTCGGCGTGCCGGTGGTGGGCTTCTGCCACACCGACGCCGCGGCGCTGGCGGCCCTGCACTTCGGCGACTGGGCGCAGGCCCCGGCCATGAAGCGCTGGGCCGACATCTATCGGCGCTTCGACCGGGTGGTGGCGCCCAGCCGCCACATGGCCCTGCGCCTGGCCGAGGCCGGGGTTGAAAAGGTCACCGTCCAGATGCTTGGGGTCGACACCGAGCTCTTCCATCCCCGGCGCGCCGATCCGGGCGCGCTGCGCAAACGCCTGGGTCTGCCCTGGAACGCCCGCATCCTGGTCTTCGCCGGACGCCCCGCACGGGAGAAGAACATCGACTCCATCGTCTGCGCCGTGGAGCGCCTGGGCGAGCCCTATCACCTGATCCTGGTGGGCGCAGGCAAGGACGTGCGCATCTCTCCCCACGTCATCAGCCTGGATTACGAGTCCGATCCCGTGGCCTTGGCGACCCTGATCGCCAGCTGCGACGCCTGCGTCCACGCCAACGAGAACGAGCCCTTCGGCCTGGTGGTGCTGGAGGCCCTGGCCGCCGGCGTGCCGGTGGTGGGCCCGCGACGCGGCGGGGTCTCCGAACTGATCGACAACGAGGTCGGCCAGATCGCCCACGACGTCGACCCCGGGGGCTTGGCCGAGGCCATAGAGGCCCTGTTCGCCCGCGACCTCGGCGCTCTGTCGGCCGCCGCCCGCGCGCGGGCCGAGCTTCGCCATAGCTGGGAGCGGACCTTCGAAGGCCTTACCCGCCTCTATGGCGAACTCGTCATGAGCTCGGCCGCGCCGCAACCCCAGGCTTGGCGCGCCTAACGACCCGTCGGCATGTCCTTGAAGGGCACGTCCTTGTCGACCCGGATGTCGCCGGGCAGGCCCAGAACTCGTTCGGCGATGATGTTGCGCAGGATTTCGTCGGTGCCGCCGGCGATCCGCAAGCCCGGCCCGAACATCAGCGAGAAGTGGAAGGCGCCGTTCAGCGAGGCCAGTTCCGGATCGTCGATGATCCCGTACTGGTCCAGCATCTCGATAGCCGTATTGCCCAGCTCCTGCATCTGCACCGCCGAGATGATCTTGCCGATGGAGCTCTCCGGGCCCGGCGTCTGACCGCGCGAAAGGGCCGTCATCGTGCGGTTGCGGGTGTGCTTCAGGCCTTCAGCCTGGACGTACCAGTCCGCCAGCTTCTCGCGCAGCGCCCCGTCTTTCAGGGCCGAACCACCGTCGAGGCCCGGCGTGTTGCGCGCCGCCTCCATGAACTGCTGCCAGCCCGCGCCGGTCTGACCGCCCACCGCCAGCCGCTCGTTCATCAGGGTCACCAGGCTGACCTTCCAGCCCTCGTCGACCGCGCCGAGGCGCTGGCTGTCCTTCACGCGCACATCGGTGAAGAACACCTCATTGAACCCCGATCCCCCCGACATCTGGTGGATCGGCTTCACCTCGATGCCCGGGTCCTTCATATCGACCCAGAACATGGTCAGGCCCTTGTGCTTGGGCTTGTCGGGGCTGGTGCGGGTGATGACGATCCCGAAGTCCGAGAACTGGGCGCCCGTCGTCCACACCTTCTGGCCCGAGATGAGCCAGTCGCCCGAGCCGTCCGGCGCCCGTTCGGCCTTGGTCCGCGCGCCGGCCACATCCGAGCCGCCGGAGGGTTCGGAGAACAGCTGGCTCCAGATCTCCTCACCGCGCAGGGCGGGACCGACGAAGCGCTGCTTGGTCGCCTCGTCGGCGAAGGTCATCACCGTGGGGACACACATCCCCAGGCCGATCTGGAACGGGTTGCCGGGGATCGGATACTTCGCCTCCTCCTGGCTGAAGATGACGTTCTGCACCGGGGAGCCCCCTTGCCCGCCCCATTCCTTGGGCCAGGTGATGCAGGCGTAGCCGGCGGCGGCCTTGGTGGCCTGCCAGGCCTTGGAGGCGGCCATGCCGTCGCCGCCCTCCGGATCGCCAGCCACACGGGCCTTGGGGGCGTTGGCGTCGAGCCAGTCGCGGACCTGCTGGCGGTAGGCGGCTTCGTCGGGGCTGTCGTTGAAATCCATGACCAAATTCCCTTAGGCGGCCGCCGCGTTGCGGCGTTCGAGGTGGCTGACGAGGCGTTCCTTCCAGACCCGGGGCGCGCCGGCCACCAGGCTGAGTTGACGCGAGCGGCGGTAAAACAGATGGCAATCCATCTCCCAGGTGAAGCCGATGCCGCCGTGGGTCTGGATGTTTTCCTTCGACGAGAACCAGTAGGCCTCCGACGCCGCGATCCGCGCGGCGCTGGCCGCCACTGGCAGCTCCGGTGCGTTGGTGTTCAGCGCCCAGGCTCCGTAATAGGCGTTGGAGCGGGCCAGCTCGTTCTTGACGTACATGTCGGCCAGCTTGTGCTTGATGGCCTGGTACGAGGCGATCACCCGGCCGAAGGCGTAACGCTCCAGGGCGTAGTCCTTGGCCATCTCCAGGCAACGATCAGACCCACCACACTGTTCGAAGGCGATCAGGACGGCGGCGCGGTCGAAGACCTGTTCCACCAGTTCCATCCCAGCGCCGGCCGCGCCGACCCGGCGGGCGGGCGCATCCTTGAAGACCAGTTTGGCAGCGTCGCGGGTGGGATCCAGCGTCTTGACAGCCTCGCGGGCCACGCCTTCGCCGGCCAGGTCCACCAGGAAGAGGCCAGGCTTGCCACCCTCCTTGGCCAGCACCAGGGCGACGTCGGCGATGTCGCCGTCGGTCACCGGGATCTTCACGCCGGTCAGCTTGCCGTCGGTGACGGTGGCCTGCAGCGTGGCGGCCGTCGTCGCGCCGGGACCTTCGGAGGTGGCGATGGCGCCGATGATCTCACCGGCCGCGATCTTGGGCAGCAGGTCAGCCTTCTGCTCGTCGCTGCCGGCCAGCATGATGGCCTCGGCCAGGAAATAGACCGTCGAGGCGAAGGGGATGGGCGCCACCGCGCGGCCCAGTTCCTCGGCGATCACGCAGAGCTCCAGGTGACCCAGACCCAGGCCGCCGAATTCCTC
The sequence above is drawn from the Phenylobacterium glaciei genome and encodes:
- a CDS encoding acyl-CoA dehydrogenase family protein, giving the protein MNFDFSDDQKFLKGEARKFLEANSPLGRARGVLENPAKGYDADLWKAVAGQGWLGAAIPEEFGGLGLGHLELCVIAEELGRAVAPIPFASTVYFLAEAIMLAGSDEQKADLLPKIAAGEIIGAIATSEGPGATTAATLQATVTDGKLTGVKIPVTDGDIADVALVLAKEGGKPGLFLVDLAGEGVAREAVKTLDPTRDAAKLVFKDAPARRVGAAGAGMELVEQVFDRAAVLIAFEQCGGSDRCLEMAKDYALERYAFGRVIASYQAIKHKLADMYVKNELARSNAYYGAWALNTNAPELPVAASAARIAASEAYWFSSKENIQTHGGIGFTWEMDCHLFYRRSRQLSLVAGAPRVWKERLVSHLERRNAAAA
- a CDS encoding acyl-CoA dehydrogenase family protein, which encodes MDFNDSPDEAAYRQQVRDWLDANAPKARVAGDPEGGDGMAASKAWQATKAAAGYACITWPKEWGGQGGSPVQNVIFSQEEAKYPIPGNPFQIGLGMCVPTVMTFADEATKQRFVGPALRGEEIWSQLFSEPSGGSDVAGARTKAERAPDGSGDWLISGQKVWTTGAQFSDFGIVITRTSPDKPKHKGLTMFWVDMKDPGIEVKPIHQMSGGSGFNEVFFTDVRVKDSQRLGAVDEGWKVSLVTLMNERLAVGGQTGAGWQQFMEAARNTPGLDGGSALKDGALREKLADWYVQAEGLKHTRNRTMTALSRGQTPGPESSIGKIISAVQMQELGNTAIEMLDQYGIIDDPELASLNGAFHFSLMFGPGLRIAGGTDEILRNIIAERVLGLPGDIRVDKDVPFKDMPTGR
- a CDS encoding glycosyltransferase → MYDVTAPDQDNLIRLDPAEAPYFGAPGRVGFHLIDTTMMYAPRSGGVKRYLNAKQAWLAKRRPDIRHTLVTPGAATGSSEPGVVTVAAARLPFGDGYRMPANAAKWETVLRMLEPDILEAGDIFVPGHAALDTGEALGVPVVGFCHTDAAALAALHFGDWAQAPAMKRWADIYRRFDRVVAPSRHMALRLAEAGVEKVTVQMLGVDTELFHPRRADPGALRKRLGLPWNARILVFAGRPAREKNIDSIVCAVERLGEPYHLILVGAGKDVRISPHVISLDYESDPVALATLIASCDACVHANENEPFGLVVLEALAAGVPVVGPRRGGVSELIDNEVGQIAHDVDPGGLAEAIEALFARDLGALSAAARARAELRHSWERTFEGLTRLYGELVMSSAAPQPQAWRA
- a CDS encoding vWA domain-containing protein; the encoded protein is MAAPAIRDGAPTPAACEALGFPKPDDGRDVYSRRGRRVGGAMYAPPAMAMPPAPPPAPFPAPKAAPMQEMAVTGMARVSPYMPGPAAGDVNTERYPNAQANPIKQTAQEPVSTFSVDVDTAAYANVRRFLNDGQSPPRDAVRVEELINYFDYGYAKPTDPQVPFKPFVAVTPSPWSADRQIVHIGLQGYDIPRAQQPPLNLVFLIDTSGSMSDEKKLPLARKALNLLVDQLRPQDRVSMVAYAGSAGAVLAPTSGREKLKMRCALGALESGGSTAGGQGLALAYDLAVQNFDAKAVNRVILMTDGDFNVGVADPSKLTDFVAAKRKTGVYLSVYGLGEGNYNDTLMQALAQNGNGTAGYIDTLNEARKSFRDDFSGSLFPIADDVKIQVEFNPKAVSEYRLIGYETRLLNREDFNNDQVDAGEVGSGTSVTALYEVTPVGARASSDPLRYSAPAPRAVAASGEIAFLKIRYKLPGGQASKLIERPIGPADTYARLDQAPEPTRWALAVAGFGQKLRGDPWVASSFGWASVGDLAQGARGADPYGLRAEFVQLARAAGETKTVNESGN